The following coding sequences are from one Capsicum annuum cultivar UCD-10X-F1 chromosome 3, UCD10Xv1.1, whole genome shotgun sequence window:
- the LOC107855979 gene encoding RING-H2 finger protein ATL22 — translation MELQKTIPLFLLFCCLISTKIFVASTVTCIPSACSTNEPLIRFPFRLRNYQSIDCGFPGFNLFCDASNKTILRLPGEVRIMVQGINYSTQELWLNDPNDCLPQLLLRLNLSSSPFSGVYYQDFTLFNCSVDFTTIKLNPIACLSGLNYTVYATSSMKGFRLLSRPECKLIRAVAVPVQWPFFEQVVSTDLSADIRVTWANPDCRSCESRGGRCSLKRTTFSREIVCENARGVGFPKGARYAIIVGAGVPAMLFLIGFLCFISGRIRSYRRRAQPVLEFSSVVAPQPIAFVGLDESTIESYPKTVLGESRRLPKPDDNICPICLAEYQPKETLRTIPECQHSFHADCIDEWLRLNASCPVCRNSPKYVHAIV, via the exons ATGGAACTGCAGAAAACAATCCCTCTGTTTCTTCTCTTCTGCTGTTTAATTAGTACGAAAATCTTCGTTGCAAGCACAGTAACTTGCATCCCATCTGCATGTAGCACTAATGAACCATTAATCCGATTCCCTTTTCGTCTCAGAAATTACCAATCAATAGATTGTGGCTTTCCAGGTTTCAACTTATTCTGCGATGCATCAAATAAGACAATTCTTCGATTACCTGGAGAAGTCAGAATCATGGTACAAGGCATAAACTATTCCACACAGGAACTATGGCTTAACGATCCTAACGATTGCCTTCCACAGCTTCTCCTTAGACTAAACCTCTCTTCTTCCCCATTTTCCGGTGTTTATTATCAGGATTTCACGTTGTTCAATTGCTCCGTTGATTTTACGACGATCAAGCTAAATCCAATAGCTTGTTTGAGTGGTTTGAATTATACTGTTTATGCTACATCATCTATGAAGGGATTTAGGTTGTTGTCGAGACCAGAGTGTAAGTTGATAAGAGCTGTTGCTGTTCCAGTACAGTGGCCTTTCTTTGAACAAGTGGTGTCTACAGATCTTAGTGCTGATATTCGAGTTACATGGGCTAATCCAGATTGTAGAAGTTGTGAGTCAAGAGGTGGACGATGTAGTTTGAAGAGGACTACGTTTAGTAGAGAaattgtttgtgaaaatgctcGTGGTGTCG GGTTTCCTAAAGGCGCACGTTACGCTATAATAGTTGGAGCTGGGGTGCCAGCAATGTTATTCTTGATTGGGTTCTTATGTTTCATAAGTGGAAGGATAAGGTCTTATAGAAGGAGAGCCCAACCAGTACTAGAATTCAGCTCTGTCGTCGCACCACAACCCATTGCATTTGTTGGCCTAGATGAGTCCACAATAGAATCCTATCCCAAAACTGTGTTGGGAGAGAGCAGACGTTTGCCCAAACCTGATGACAATATCTGCCCAATATGCTTAGCTGAATATCAGCCCAAAGAGACCTTAAGAACCATTCCTGAATGCCAACACTCTTTCCATGCAGACTGCATAGATGAATGGCTTCGATTAAATGCTTCTTGTCCAGTTTGCCGCAATTCCCCCAAGTATGTTCATGCTATAGTGTAG
- the LOC107855974 gene encoding rust resistance kinase Lr10, translated as MAHILIHLFLHLIIFLKVALAQLVTIQDQCLPTTCGDYGPVVRFPFHLKNHQPSHCGYPGFELSCTSTNVTQLKLQFPLKATVNNIDIPISANVSVQEIDYKSQTITLSDLKASCLPRQISNINSSASQFTIDQTAYGGFTLFNCSSNKRYPSSSDRVKCLSGPNYDVYAFRSYDRISQFPSTCTKMYNISDVPYEVLFGQPYSQTSIRLHWSEPFCGNCEDDGKYCRLKSNSSSTETECVDIPEDPSKGLSKKVTAAIVLGSVFAFVLIGLAVYTIVKRKMKKEDQKRIERFLEDYKALRPTRYSYADIKRITEQFKYLLGKGGYGKVYKGKLSNEILVAVKVLTNLKGEGEDFINEVGSIGRIHHVNVVRLVGYCADGYRRALVYEYLSNDTLQKIISSGNGRSSSLGWEQMQQIAVGIAKGIEYLHQGCNQRIVHFDIKPHNILLDQDFNPKVADFGLAKLCSKEQSAVSMTAARGTIGYIAPEVFSRNYGDVSYRADIYSFGMLLLDMIGGRNKFDDAANEENSSSQIYYPEWMYKQLEKGEEISIQIENENDNSIIKKLAIVGLWCIQWYPADRPSMKVVIQMLAGEGIPIMPPNPFGSMNSTNVMRTTAEGSQFSSEIESSFESGASLNSVDVMHNNFLHKEQNKTEVDRYSC; from the exons ATGGCTCATATACTGATCCACTTGTTTCTACAtctaattattttcttgaaaGTAGCTTTAGCGCAACTAGTAACAATCCAGGATCAATGTTTGCCAACAACATGTGGCGATTACGGTCCAGTTGTTCGATTCCCTTTTCATCTAAAAAATCATCAGCCAAGTCATTGTGGCTACCCTGGTTTCGAATTATCTTGTACCTCAACCAATGTTACTCAACTCAAGCTCCAGTTTCCATTAAAAGCAACGGTCAACAACATTGACATTCCAATATCAGCCAATGTTTCTGTCCAGGAAATTGATTACAAGTCACAGACAATAACATTATCAGACCTCAAAGCCTCGTGTCTTCCCAGGCAGATATCGAACATAAATTCATCTGCTTCGCAGTTTACCATAGATCAAACCGCGTATGGTGGCTTCACTTTATTCAATTGTTCGTCAAATAAAAGATACCCGTCGTCTTCTGATCGGGTCAAGTGCCTTAGCGGACCAAACTATGACGTCTATGCTTTTCGCTCTTACGATAGAATTTCTCAGTTTCCGTCAACTTGTACTAAGATGTACAACATTTCAGATGTTCCATACGAGGTACTTTTCGGGCAGCCATATAGTCAAACATCGATTAGGCTGCACTGGTCTGAACCATTTTGTGGGAATTGTGAAGATGATGGAAAGTACTGCAGGTTGAAATCCAATAGTTCAAGTACTGAAACCGAATGCGTTGACATTCCAGAAGATCCTAGCAAAG GGCTGTCAAAGAAAGTTACTGCTGCAATTGTATTAGGTAGTGTGTTTGCCTTTGTGTTAATCGGTCTAGCAGTCTACACGATTGTCAAACGGAAAATGAAGAAGGAGGATCAGAAGAGGATTGAAAGGTTTTTGGAGGATTATAAAGCTCTGAGACCTACAAGATACAGTTATGCAGATATTAAGAGGATCACGGAGCAATTCAAGTATTTACTTGGTAAAGGAGGCTATGGGAAAGTATACAAAGGGAAGCTATCGAATGAAATTCTTGTCGCGGTGAAGGTACTTACCAATCTCAAGGGTGAAGGGGAGGACTTCATCAATGAAGTGGGGAGCATAGGTAGAATTCACCATGTGAACGTTGTGCGCTTAGTAGGATATTGTGCTGATGGTTACAGACGAGCTCTTGTGTATGAATATTTATCAAATGACACACTTCAAAAGATCATATCATCAGGGAATGGAAGAAGTTCATCACTAGGTTGGGAGCAGATGCAGCAGATAGCTGTAGGAATCGCCAAGGGAATTGAGTATCTGCATCAAGGCTGCAATCAACGAATCGTTCATTTCGATATCAAACCTCATAATATCTTGCTAGACCAAGACTTCAATCCGAAAGTTGCAGATTTTGGCTTGGCAAAGTTGTGCTCCAAGGAGCAAAGTGCTGTGTCAATGACCGCTGCTCGAGGCACTATTGGCTATATCGCCCCTGAAGTGTTCTCTAGGAACTACGGAGATGTGTCATATAGAGCAGATATCTATAGTTTTGGCATGCTGTTGCTTGATATGATTGGTGGAAGGAACAAATTTGATGACGCTGCGAATGAGGAGAACAGTAGCAGTCAGATTTACTACCCGGAGTGGATGTACAAACAACTCGAGAAAGGAGAAGAAATATCAATCCAAATTGAGAATGAAAATGACAACAGCATAATCAAGAAACTAGCAATCGTAGGACTTTGGTGCATTCAATGGTATCCGGCGGATAGGCCATCCATGAAAGTTGTGATTCAAATGCTAGCAGGAGAAGGTATTCCCATCATGCCCCCAAATCCATTCGGCTCTATGAATTCGACAAACGTGATGAGGACTACTGCAGAGGGAAGCCAATTCAGCAGTGAGATTGAAAGCAGTTTTGAATCTGGTGCAAGTTTGAATTCAGTAGATGTGATGCATAATAATTTTCTCCACAAAGAACAGAATAAGACTGAAGTTGATCGATACTCCTGCTAG
- the LOC107855978 gene encoding LEAF RUST 10 DISEASE-RESISTANCE LOCUS RECEPTOR-LIKE PROTEIN KINASE-like 2.1 (The RefSeq protein has 1 substitution compared to this genomic sequence) produces MKIHNSIFLYSFVYSIDNMPIRNSFFASIFLFVTFITSCVAHSTCVPSFCGDDREIKFPFRLRTDPEHCGKPGYELDCQNNQTVFNYKSRKFYVQEVNYRSYTIRLLDPSLRNQKENCSVFPDHRASYDAMTSLIFGWLPVDNDINYVNCRGPINSSRYIPTSFCSTNTNAPNYGFTYLVIGEILQDSDLAGGCRVETVAWSATPGISPNKSSSLTSIHQALAYGFELTWRSDFLCRRCSRDDSCILEEDNDVPICRHYCKEDTPVSERSFGCKVEYYSVFVLFYGGIAIGLKYLVGIPILIAVVVWQCKRRNLNTSNDDGLGNKASSSEQNC; encoded by the exons ATGAAGATTCATAATAGTATCTTTCTGTATTCCTTTGTATATTCAATCGACAACATGCCGATAAGAAATTCATTTTTTGCTAGTATTTTTCTATTTGTTACATTCATAACAAGTTGTGTAGCCCACAGCACTTGTGTCCCTTCTTTCTGTGGTGACGATCGAGAAATAAAATTTCCCTTCCGATTGAGGACTGATCCCGAGCATTGTGGTAAGCCCGGATATGAACTCGATTGCCAGAACAATCAAACCGTTTTCAATTACAAGTCGCGGAAATTCTACGTGCAGGAAGTTAACTACAGAAGTTACACAATAAGGCTACTCGACCCCAGCCTAAGAAATCAGAAAGAAAACTGCAGCGTTTTTCCAGATCACAGGGCAAGTTATGATGCCATGACTAGCCTAATCTTTGGATGGCTTCCTGTTGACAACGACATCAACTATGTCAACTGTCGAGGTCCTATCAACTCGTCACGTTACATACCTACAAGTTTTTGTAGCACAAATACAAATGCCCCCAATTCCGGTTTTACCTATCTTGTCATAGGAGAAATATTGCAAGATTCGGACTTGGCAGGCGGTTGCAGGGTTGAAACTGTGGCATGGTCCGCAACTCCGGGCATTTCACCAAATAAATCGTCTTCGTTAACAAGCATTCATCAAGCTCTGGCTTATGGTTTTGAGCTTACTTGGAGGAGTGATTTCTTATGCAGAAGGTGTAGCAGAGATGACAGTTGCATTTTGGAAGAAGACAACGATGTACCAATTTGTCGTCATTATTGCAAAGAGGACACTCCCGTTTCAGAACGTTCTTTTGGATGCAAAGTCGAGTACTATTCTG TTTTTGTATTATTCTATGGCGGTATAGCAATAG GTCTAAAATATCTTGTGGGAATACCAATCTTGATTGCAGTCGTGGTGTGGCAGTGCAAAAGAAGGAATTTGAACACATCGAATGATGATGGCTTGGGGAATAAAGCTTCTTCCAGTGAACAGAATTGTTAG
- the LOC107855972 gene encoding succinate dehydrogenase assembly factor 4, mitochondrial codes for MARNMGHLLRSMIQLPVFKVGFSTNSASRLICSSTQGKQIKQDQLGEDDNRTSVEKEKVDNKSEESTKVESDNDEGDNVHVNKKTVEIGGPKGPEPTRYGDWERGGRCSDF; via the coding sequence ATGGCAAGAAATATGGGTCATCTCTTGAGATCGATGATTCAGCTTCCAGTATTCAAGGTTGGGTTTTCAACGAACTCAGCTAGTCGACTCATCTGCTCTTCAACTCAAGGAAAACAAATCAAACAGGATCAACTTGGAGAGGATGATAATCGTACCTCGGTTGAGAAGGAGAAGGTTGATAACAAAAGTGAAGAGAGTACTAAAGTTGAGAGCGACAATGACGAAGGGGACAATGTTCATGTAAATAAAAAGACTGTTGAGATTGGAGGCCCTAAAGGTCCTGAGCCCACTCGCTATGGCGACTGGGAGCGTGGTGGCCGATGCTCTGATTTCTGA